A stretch of Nitrospinota bacterium DNA encodes these proteins:
- a CDS encoding DUF2007 domain-containing protein encodes MQNCPRCDEIFSGNSNYCPKCSMELTFPIEQKEAPDLVVLCTVLDESKAHIMRGFLESEGIPCQLENISFHAEPAPVADLMKVRLWVLREDFEQGHRLLKERENVQVCSACSIEVGEQDEICPHCGEKFDDC; translated from the coding sequence ATGCAGAATTGTCCGAGGTGTGATGAAATATTTTCTGGCAATTCAAATTATTGCCCGAAATGCAGCATGGAGTTGACTTTCCCAATAGAACAAAAGGAAGCTCCTGACCTTGTGGTCCTTTGCACGGTGTTAGATGAATCCAAAGCACATATTATGCGAGGGTTTCTGGAAAGCGAGGGCATTCCTTGCCAGTTGGAAAATATATCTTTCCATGCAGAGCCTGCACCCGTTGCAGATCTCATGAAGGTCCGTCTTTGGGTATTACGTGAAGATTTTGAACAAGGTCATCGTTTGCTGAAGGAGCGTGAAAACGTTCAGGTATGCTCAGCTTGCTCGATTGAAGTGGGTGAGCAGGATGAAATTTGCCCACACTGTGGAGAAAAGTTTGATGATTGTTAA
- a CDS encoding AAA domain-containing protein — translation MYDLLTEMGVTYDKVRSEIDTMREGRTISEKDTEGKSDILEKFTTDLTELARKGALDPVIGREKEINRIIQILSRRRKNNPVVIGEPGFGKTELAKALTEFLLDDENRLIRLGMSEYMEKHSVSKIIGSPPGYVGYDEGGQLTEKVRRHPLLCNSTGQIGKSTSRCLQYSATTTESRQTDRRAWSYYQL, via the coding sequence ATGTATGACCTGTTAACTGAAATGGGAGTCACTTACGACAAGGTCAGAAGCGAAATCGATACCATGCGTGAGGGAAGAACCATCAGCGAAAAAGATACGGAGGGTAAATCTGACATTCTCGAGAAATTCACTACGGACCTAACCGAACTGGCTCGTAAAGGAGCTTTGGATCCTGTCATAGGAAGAGAAAAAGAAATTAACCGTATCATCCAGATACTCTCCCGAAGAAGAAAAAACAATCCTGTAGTTATTGGCGAACCTGGTTTTGGAAAAACTGAATTGGCAAAAGCCCTGACAGAATTTCTTTTGGATGATGAAAATAGATTGATTCGACTCGGCATGTCAGAGTACATGGAAAAACATTCCGTATCAAAGATAATTGGCTCGCCACCCGGTTATGTCGGATATGACGAAGGAGGCCAGCTAACTGAAAAAGTCCGCAGACACCCCCTACTCTGTAATTCTACTGGACAAATTGGAAAAAGCACATCCCGATGTCTTCAATATTCTGCTACAACTACTGAATCACGGCAGACTGACAGACGCGCATGGTCGTATTACCAGCTTTAA
- a CDS encoding glycosyltransferase family 2 protein yields the protein MTKLSIVIPVYNEHDTLNTLVSKVEAVDYTKEIILIDDFSTDGTRDILKEYEGRENFQVLYHDHNMGKGAALRTGFSKVQGDIIIIQDADLEYDPVDYEVLLKPILDGRADVVYGSRFQGGTHRVLFFWHYLGNKFLTTLSNMFTNLNLTDMETGYKVFTNKVNDTLTFKCNRFGFEPEFTAKVAKNKFRVYEVPISYSGRDYSEGKKITWKDGFAAIWYIFKFRITN from the coding sequence TTGACTAAACTTTCCATCGTCATACCGGTATATAACGAGCACGATACGCTCAATACTCTGGTCTCCAAAGTAGAGGCCGTGGATTACACTAAAGAGATCATCCTGATTGATGATTTTTCCACAGATGGGACAAGAGATATCCTGAAAGAATATGAAGGACGTGAAAATTTTCAGGTCCTTTACCATGACCACAACATGGGTAAAGGCGCGGCGTTGCGAACCGGGTTTTCGAAAGTCCAGGGAGATATCATCATCATACAGGATGCAGACCTTGAATATGATCCTGTTGATTACGAAGTATTGCTGAAACCTATTCTTGATGGCAGAGCCGATGTGGTGTATGGATCCCGGTTTCAGGGAGGAACTCATCGGGTATTGTTTTTCTGGCATTATCTTGGCAACAAATTTCTAACTACCCTCTCAAACATGTTCACTAATTTGAACCTTACCGATATGGAAACCGGCTACAAGGTCTTCACAAACAAAGTTAATGACACTTTGACCTTCAAATGTAACCGCTTTGGATTTGAACCTGAATTTACCGCCAAGGTAGCGAAAAATAAATTTCGGGTCTATGAAGTCCCTATTTCTTATAGTGGAAGAGACTACTCGGAAGGAAAGAAAATCACATGGAAAGATGGTTTTGCCGCCATCTGGTATATTTTCAAGTTTAGAATCACAAATTAA
- the murA gene encoding UDP-N-acetylglucosamine 1-carboxyvinyltransferase, with amino-acid sequence MDKIVIEGGRPLEGIVKISGAKNAVLPVLAATLLTSGRNVISGIPKVRDVATMIQLLKALGVEVENNQKEKIILDTSCADNPEAPYDLVSTMRASCLVLGPLLAKLGRARVSLPGGCAIGERPIDLHIKGLEAMGAKVRLEQGYVHGAVDVLKGTQFYFDTVSVTGTANLMMAASLAEGETVLENAAKEPEVVFLADILNRAGAKITGQGTDMITIQGVSSLNPIECHIFPDRIEAGTYMVAAAITQGEVLIENCIPQHVEPIILKLQEAQVDVEVGDTSIRVRGGRPIIAVNAKTHPYPGFPTDIQAQFMALMTLSRGQSIIMETIFENRFMHVAELKRMGADITLDGHTAIINGVKELSGAPLMATDLRASASLVLAALAAKGQSIISRVYHIDRGYVSMEKKLSSLGARIKRVK; translated from the coding sequence ATGGATAAAATTGTCATAGAAGGAGGCAGACCTTTAGAAGGTATTGTAAAGATAAGCGGCGCCAAGAATGCCGTTCTCCCTGTACTGGCAGCAACACTTTTGACTAGTGGAAGGAATGTTATTAGCGGGATTCCCAAAGTCCGTGATGTGGCAACAATGATTCAGCTCTTGAAAGCTTTGGGAGTTGAAGTCGAAAATAACCAAAAAGAAAAAATTATTCTGGATACGTCCTGCGCGGATAACCCGGAAGCACCCTATGACCTGGTTTCTACAATGCGTGCTTCCTGTTTGGTCCTGGGGCCCTTGTTGGCAAAATTAGGCCGTGCCCGCGTATCTTTACCGGGAGGTTGCGCTATCGGGGAACGTCCTATTGATCTCCATATTAAAGGATTGGAGGCAATGGGGGCAAAGGTACGGTTGGAACAGGGCTACGTTCATGGCGCTGTTGATGTTCTTAAAGGGACTCAATTCTACTTTGACACTGTTTCTGTGACAGGCACTGCGAACCTGATGATGGCGGCATCACTGGCTGAAGGGGAAACCGTATTAGAAAATGCGGCAAAGGAACCAGAAGTTGTGTTTCTTGCTGATATCCTGAATCGGGCCGGAGCAAAAATTACTGGTCAAGGAACAGATATGATCACGATCCAGGGAGTCTCATCGCTGAATCCGATCGAGTGCCATATTTTCCCTGACCGCATTGAAGCAGGCACATATATGGTTGCTGCGGCTATAACTCAGGGGGAAGTCTTGATTGAAAATTGTATTCCGCAACATGTAGAACCCATTATTCTCAAACTGCAGGAAGCTCAGGTTGATGTGGAAGTTGGGGATACTTCGATCCGAGTCCGAGGCGGGCGACCCATAATTGCTGTCAATGCCAAAACCCATCCTTATCCCGGTTTTCCTACAGACATACAGGCTCAGTTTATGGCACTAATGACTTTGTCGCGTGGACAGAGTATTATCATGGAGACAATATTTGAGAATCGGTTTATGCATGTGGCAGAATTAAAAAGGATGGGCGCAGATATTACACTGGATGGACATACTGCGATCATAAATGGAGTGAAAGAGCTTTCAGGGGCTCCCTTGATGGCAACTGATCTGCGAGCCAGCGCGTCACTGGTGCTGGCGGCACTGGCGGCAAAAGGTCAGTCCATAATTTCCCGTGTTTACCATATTGATCGTGGATATGTAAGTATGGAAAAAAAGTTGTCCTCTTTGGGAGCCAGGATAAAAAGAGTTAAATGA
- a CDS encoding AAA domain-containing protein, whose amino-acid sequence MKKSADTPYSVILLDKLEKAHPDVFNILLQLLNHGRLTDAHGRITSFKNAIIIGTSNIGSKSISEPNKGIGFAKTEITRQFEIIKSLVINEAKKLFKPEFLNRLDDLIVFHTLTKENIRAIADLMI is encoded by the coding sequence CTGAAAAAGTCCGCAGACACCCCCTACTCTGTAATTCTACTGGACAAATTGGAAAAAGCACATCCCGATGTCTTCAATATTCTGCTACAACTACTGAATCACGGCAGACTGACAGACGCGCATGGTCGTATTACCAGCTTTAAAAACGCCATAATCATTGGCACATCAAATATTGGTTCGAAATCCATTTCTGAACCCAACAAAGGGATCGGGTTTGCCAAAACCGAGATCACCAGACAGTTTGAAATCATCAAAAGTCTGGTGATCAATGAAGCAAAAAAACTATTCAAGCCTGAATTCCTCAATCGGCTAGATGATTTGATAGTTTTTCACACCCTGACAAAGGAAAATATACGTGCCATTGCTGACTTAATGATTTAA
- the waaF gene encoding lipopolysaccharide heptosyltransferase II, whose product MDISRPLHSQDIQSFLLWMPNWIGDVVLTLPVIQSLRRAYPVARIFVVVKSPSDELLLGHPAVDTVLTLPSGPENGFWEKAKFARSLKKYNFDVGVVFPNSFGSAFLLFLAGAKCRLGYNTDARDILLTHPVTTTTHLKKAQYRVEYYFKILSDLKLDTPDCGFDAIQAQEEDVTTREVLLDMGLNEDEEFITLHPGTSKPERSWHAERFSILCQKLIKEDGMRVVLLGTENELELLNRIRNFGQSEAIKVIPQVNLRVLTGILKKSQMFIGNDSGMMHLASMVGVPVLGIFGPGSPNTTGPYMPPEKQETVTRNFSCSPCRQRFFKECKPSPLYKPYCLEDITVKDVHEGVRRLLKRT is encoded by the coding sequence ATGGATATTTCACGTCCACTTCACAGCCAGGACATCCAAAGCTTTTTGTTATGGATGCCCAACTGGATAGGCGATGTGGTTTTGACATTACCAGTAATACAGTCCTTGCGCCGGGCTTATCCTGTTGCACGGATTTTTGTTGTTGTTAAATCTCCTTCCGATGAACTGCTTCTTGGGCACCCTGCAGTTGACACGGTTTTAACTTTGCCTTCTGGTCCGGAAAACGGATTTTGGGAAAAGGCCAAATTTGCTCGAAGCCTGAAAAAGTATAACTTTGATGTTGGGGTGGTGTTCCCCAACTCCTTTGGTTCTGCGTTTCTATTATTTCTTGCAGGCGCGAAATGCCGTTTGGGCTATAACACGGATGCAAGAGATATTCTTCTCACTCATCCTGTCACTACAACGACACACTTAAAAAAGGCGCAATACCGTGTGGAATATTATTTTAAAATCCTTTCAGATTTGAAACTGGATACTCCCGATTGTGGTTTTGATGCTATTCAGGCACAGGAAGAGGATGTCACGACTCGTGAAGTCTTATTGGATATGGGATTAAATGAAGATGAGGAGTTCATCACCCTTCACCCGGGAACTTCGAAACCTGAGCGAAGCTGGCATGCTGAGAGATTTAGTATATTGTGTCAGAAATTGATTAAGGAAGATGGTATGCGGGTGGTTCTATTAGGCACGGAAAATGAATTGGAATTATTAAACAGGATCAGAAATTTTGGACAATCAGAAGCAATAAAAGTTATTCCCCAGGTTAATTTAAGAGTGCTCACAGGCATACTTAAAAAAAGCCAGATGTTCATTGGCAATGACAGCGGTATGATGCACTTGGCCTCAATGGTTGGAGTTCCAGTCCTGGGAATTTTTGGACCAGGCAGCCCAAATACAACAGGCCCCTATATGCCTCCCGAGAAGCAGGAGACGGTAACTAGAAATTTTTCCTGTTCGCCTTGCAGGCAGAGGTTTTTTAAAGAATGCAAACCTTCCCCTCTCTACAAGCCATATTGCCTTGAAGATATCACTGTAAAGGATGTTCATGAAGGAGTACGCAGACTATTGAAACGAACTTAA
- a CDS encoding histone deacetylase, with protein sequence MNKTGYASDPFYLLHETEPHPENPGRLTAIQNRLESSEFYNNLIPIQPRKATPEEIAMVHDSGYVASVEKNCANEVRNLDADTVISTNSYEAALLSAGAGLTAIDKLVDGSIQNAFCAVRPPGHHAEQDHAMGFCLFNNVGIAARYAQSKKGLGKVFIFDWDVHHGNGTQHSFYNDASVYYSSTHQYPFYPGTGAEGETGTSDGLGATLNLPMDAFSEDDDYLSAIEHKLIPEIQRYKPDLIIISAGFDAHRNDPLAQIQLTTDCFGEMTKLLMNAAKDVCDGRVLSMLEGGYDYDALSSSVRLHIQTLLTLTQ encoded by the coding sequence ATGAATAAAACAGGTTATGCATCGGATCCATTTTATCTTCTCCATGAGACAGAGCCTCACCCTGAAAATCCCGGTCGATTGACTGCCATCCAAAACCGGCTGGAGTCTTCTGAATTCTACAATAACCTTATTCCAATACAACCCCGCAAGGCCACTCCGGAAGAAATCGCCATGGTGCATGATTCCGGATATGTAGCAAGTGTTGAAAAGAATTGCGCGAACGAGGTACGCAATTTAGACGCTGACACAGTAATTTCCACAAACTCCTACGAAGCAGCGTTGTTAAGTGCCGGGGCGGGATTAACCGCCATTGACAAACTCGTTGACGGGAGTATTCAGAACGCTTTTTGTGCTGTCCGGCCACCGGGCCATCATGCCGAACAGGACCATGCAATGGGTTTTTGTCTCTTCAATAATGTGGGAATCGCCGCCCGCTATGCACAGAGCAAAAAAGGGTTGGGTAAAGTTTTCATTTTTGACTGGGATGTCCATCATGGCAATGGCACCCAACATTCGTTTTATAATGATGCATCCGTCTATTATAGCAGCACCCACCAATACCCTTTCTATCCAGGTACTGGAGCAGAAGGAGAGACTGGAACAAGTGATGGATTGGGCGCCACTTTAAACCTACCGATGGATGCCTTCTCAGAGGATGATGACTATTTATCCGCGATAGAACACAAACTGATTCCGGAAATACAACGATACAAACCCGACCTGATTATTATTTCAGCAGGTTTTGATGCTCATAGAAATGACCCTTTGGCTCAAATTCAACTGACCACCGACTGCTTCGGCGAAATGACAAAATTACTGATGAATGCTGCAAAGGATGTATGCGATGGAAGAGTACTCTCTATGCTTGAAGGCGGCTACGACTATGACGCGTTGAGCAGCTCAGTTCGACTCCATATACAAACATTATTAACTCTCACTCAGTAA